A genomic window from Streptomyces brevispora includes:
- a CDS encoding non-ribosomal peptide synthetase, whose translation MPSDAPVAPAPATVRLPLSVAQRDIWTAHTLDPTGLRYSVGECREIFGPVDPELMAAAWRRLAEEADSLRVLRFEDDGEQVWQLLDTEVGSRSLPFTDVSAADDPEAAAWRLIDAMVCAPYDLTRQAPVRCALFKLGEERYFYFYGFHHLVIDGLGVGMLLARLIALYEQAVAGEPWDASPFGRLTDLLAEDSAHRLSEEAAAEREGWREHLAGAPDAPSIVRGTGRAAPAHGGLPFARRSVRVSPADAERLRAVARTERVSWSVLLVALFTVYLHRVTGQDELVAALPVPGRKSKTARSTPGMLSNIVPLRLRVRPEEPLGSLVRSVTAEVKYGLRHQMTRYEDLCRDAGALDGSRRLASPVINIMGFNSELTVCGHPSVNHNVSNGPVDDLSITVFDLGAASGLRIDFDTPVEGVDVDAVAAHQDRFAQFLTGTLAIEEPTASRVADLEVLSGTERELLTGRWAGPVVEPDDTTLVERFEEQAARFPDSTALIDRDRRVTYAALNADANRWARHLRSRGLGRGDMAGVLFERSTLFVTALLAVLKTGAAHVLLDPDFPDERLRSAADDAGIGHLVTRPELAGRITGGWATHTEAPAQLPDRETENLGLPLTAEDAACLMFTSGSTGRPKGILSSHRNLVSTLTRQSYLPFGPDQVILQCSPVSWDAFSLELWGALLHGGTAVLQPGQKPEPAIVDELARRHHITTLLLSATLFNYLVDEHPEAFASVTTAFTVGEAASPAHVHALQRLRPGMAVVNGYGPAEAMIFATTHTVEPGAEPHPVIPIGSPLVNKPAYILDSRLRLCPPGTTGELYLAGDGLAHGYQGRPDISAVRFVPHPFGGPGSRLYRTGDLAHFDRNGVLHYEGRADDQVKVRGFRIEPGEIEAALLTHPGISRAVVTLHDQRLAAYVVSDQPVHLEEVRRHLADRLPEHLVPAYLTRLDRLPFTANGKIDKRALPAPSVTSGGGRAARTAEEEILVALFARTLGLPDTPTVDDSFFTLGGHSLLAARLTNHVADALGVRLTIRDVFQHPTPARLAEHVAGKKGAPALPALVPAEDQDGLPPASYAQRRLWLLADLDGGTAAYNVPIAVRVQGALDTEALAAALNDVAERHAPLRTVFETVDGEPRQRVLPPSDTLISVTHRHVDAEDLDTELAAAAAHVFDLRSELPLRVTLFDLGGGSQVLLLLLHHIATDGGSNIPFFSDLSRAYEARLAGTDGTGGPVLDPLPVQYTDYAQWQRRVLGSEDEPGSLVAQELDFWRTTLAGLPQEHSLNLDRPRPAHASHHGGEVTVDLGPDLFERVTELSRAEGCTPFMVVHAALVAALTRLGAGADLAIGSPAAGRGDEQLQGLVGFFVNTLVLRTSTTGDPTFRELLEHVRATDLDAFAHQEAPFDLVLDAVNPTRTLARHPLFQICLALETGGVPALDLPGVRTASAETLANGSAKFDLEFFLRSDDEKELRTTAVFARDVFDEATVRRMVSVLGSVLQQALADPELHLADLDVLTTTERELLTGPWAGTTTDIDDATLTQRFEEQAALRPDKTALIDGDRQTTYAELNTTANQWAHHLQQLGLKRGDMAGVLLERGTDFATAVIAVTKTGAGYTLLDPDFPDERLRTAAHDAGITHLVTNTELSQRLNGPWTTVTDKPEQLTALPENNLGTPLTSTDVACLMFTSGSTGRPKGILSSHRNLVSTLTAQNYGTFGPNEVFLQCSPVSWDAFSLEFWGALLHGATTILQPGQKPEPTLITQLANHHHVTMLQLSASLFNYLTDEHPHAFTTLTTTYTAGEAASPTHIHKLHQHHPHLTITNGYGPAESMGFTTTHTPNPTHQHTTTPIGTPLTNKTTYILDNHLNLTPPGTTGHLYLAGHGLAHGYHKRPDTTATHFIPNPYGPPGTHLYRTGDLAHHDHHGNLHYDGRADNQIKIRGFRIEPNEIETTLLAHPHITQATITVHQEQLVAYVVQDLDGEIGSANEDLRLHVAERLPEHMVPSQVIVLDRLPLTPNGKIDKRALPAPQMASVTRRAPRSQGEEILVALFAKTLRTTQPVGVDDDFFTLGGHSLLAARLTNHVADALGVRLTIRDVFQHPTPARLAEHVAARNGTPALPPLVPVEDQDGPPPASYAQQRLWLLADLDGGTAAYNVPIAVRVQGALDTEALAAALNDVAERHAPLRTVFETVDGEPRQRVLPPSDTLISVTHRHVDAEDLDTELAAAAAHVFDLRSELPLRVTLFDLGGGSQVLLLLLHHIATDGGSNIPFFSDLSRAYEARLAGTDGTGGPILDPLPVQYTDYAQWQRRVLGSEDEPGSLVTQELDFWRTTLAGLPQEHSLNLDRPRPAHATHHGGEVTVDLGPDLFERVTELSRAEGCTPFMVVHAALVAALTRLGAGTDLAIGSPVAGRGHEGLEDLVGFFVNTLVLRTSTTGDPTFRELLKHVRATDLDAFAHQEAPFDLVLDAVNPTRTLARHPLFQICLGLEAGGLPEVSLSGVQKAEVFGVLSGSAKFDLEFLLRSDDSKRLHGAVLFARDVFDEATVRRMVSVLGSVLQQALADPELHLADLDVLTATERELLTGPWAGTTTDIDDATLTQRFEEQAALRPDKTALIDGDRQTTYAELNTTANQWAHHLQQLGLKRGDMAGVLLERGTDFATAVIAVTKTGAGYTLLDPDFPDERLRTAAHDAGITHLVTNTELSQRLNGPWTTVTDKPEQLTALPENNLGTPLTSTDVACLMFTSGSTGRPKGILSSHRNLVSTLTAQNYGTFGPNEVFLQCSPVSWDAFSLEFWGALLHGATTILQPGQKPEPTLITQLANHHHVTMLQLSASLFNYLTDEHPHAFTTLTTTYTAGEAASPTHIHKLHQHHPHLTITNGYGPAESMGFTTTHTPNPTHQHTTTPIGTPLTNKTTYILDNHLNLTPPGTTGHLYLAGHGLAHGYHKRPDTTATHFIPNPYGPPGTHLYRTGDLAHHDHHGNLHYDGRADNQIKIRGFRIEPNEIETTLLTHPHITQATITVHRDRLAAYFVEDAASVSASGSAQLTVDDVRRHLADRLPEHLVPTYLTPLDRLPLTPNGKIDKRALPIPQATARADGRPPRTPLEERLVALFADALGVSAALTIDDDFFHHGGHSLLGARLTNHIAGSLGVRLTVRDLFQRPTPARLAEHIASLQAAPAPKARPALRRRTRTERMSS comes from the coding sequence ATGCCGTCCGACGCGCCCGTCGCACCTGCCCCGGCCACCGTCCGGTTGCCGCTCTCGGTCGCTCAGCGTGACATCTGGACGGCCCACACCCTCGACCCCACCGGCCTGCGGTACAGCGTCGGCGAGTGCAGGGAGATCTTCGGCCCGGTCGACCCGGAGCTGATGGCGGCCGCCTGGCGGCGGCTGGCCGAGGAGGCGGACTCGCTGCGGGTCCTGCGCTTCGAGGACGACGGGGAGCAGGTGTGGCAGCTGCTCGACACGGAAGTCGGCTCCCGCAGTCTGCCGTTCACCGACGTGAGCGCGGCGGACGACCCGGAGGCGGCGGCCTGGCGCCTGATCGACGCGATGGTCTGCGCCCCGTACGACCTGACCCGCCAGGCTCCCGTGCGCTGCGCGCTCTTCAAGCTGGGCGAGGAGCGGTACTTCTACTTCTACGGCTTCCACCACCTGGTCATCGACGGCCTGGGCGTGGGGATGCTCCTGGCGCGGCTGATCGCCCTGTACGAGCAGGCGGTGGCGGGCGAGCCGTGGGACGCCTCCCCCTTCGGACGGCTCACCGACCTCCTGGCCGAGGACAGCGCCCACCGGCTCTCCGAAGAGGCTGCCGCCGAACGGGAGGGCTGGCGGGAGCACTTGGCCGGTGCTCCGGACGCGCCCAGCATCGTCCGGGGGACCGGCCGGGCCGCCCCGGCGCACGGCGGACTGCCCTTCGCCCGGCGCAGCGTCCGGGTGTCCCCGGCGGATGCCGAGCGGCTGCGGGCCGTGGCCCGTACCGAGCGGGTCTCCTGGTCCGTCCTCCTGGTGGCGCTGTTCACGGTGTACCTGCACCGGGTCACGGGCCAGGACGAGCTGGTGGCCGCCCTGCCGGTGCCGGGCCGGAAGTCGAAGACCGCGCGGAGCACGCCCGGCATGTTGTCGAACATCGTCCCGCTGCGGTTGCGCGTCCGGCCCGAGGAGCCGCTCGGCTCACTGGTGCGGTCGGTGACCGCCGAGGTCAAGTACGGTCTGCGCCACCAGATGACCCGGTACGAGGATCTGTGCCGGGACGCCGGTGCCCTCGACGGCTCGCGCAGACTCGCCTCGCCCGTCATCAACATCATGGGCTTCAACTCGGAGCTGACCGTGTGCGGTCACCCGAGCGTCAACCACAACGTCAGCAACGGCCCCGTCGACGACCTGAGCATCACCGTCTTCGACCTGGGGGCGGCGAGCGGACTGCGCATCGACTTCGACACCCCGGTCGAGGGCGTCGACGTGGACGCCGTCGCCGCCCACCAGGACCGGTTCGCCCAATTCCTCACCGGGACCCTCGCCATCGAGGAGCCGACCGCGAGCAGGGTCGCCGACCTGGAGGTGCTGTCCGGCACCGAGCGCGAGCTGCTGACCGGCCGGTGGGCCGGACCGGTGGTGGAGCCCGACGACACGACACTGGTGGAGCGGTTCGAGGAGCAGGCCGCACGGTTCCCGGACAGCACCGCGCTGATCGACCGGGACCGGCGGGTCACGTACGCCGCGCTCAACGCCGACGCCAACCGGTGGGCCCGGCACCTGCGCTCCCGGGGCCTGGGCCGCGGTGACATGGCGGGCGTCCTCTTCGAGCGGAGCACCCTCTTCGTCACCGCTCTCCTCGCGGTCCTGAAGACCGGCGCCGCGCATGTGCTGCTCGACCCCGACTTCCCGGACGAACGCCTCCGCTCGGCGGCCGACGACGCGGGCATCGGCCACCTCGTCACCCGCCCGGAGCTGGCCGGCCGCATCACCGGCGGGTGGGCCACCCACACCGAGGCCCCCGCCCAGCTCCCGGACCGGGAGACCGAAAATCTCGGCCTGCCGCTCACCGCCGAGGACGCGGCGTGCCTGATGTTCACCTCGGGCTCGACCGGCCGGCCCAAGGGCATCCTGTCCTCCCACCGCAATCTCGTCTCGACCCTCACCCGGCAGAGCTATCTCCCCTTCGGCCCCGACCAGGTCATCCTCCAGTGCTCCCCCGTCTCGTGGGACGCGTTCAGCCTGGAGCTCTGGGGGGCCCTGCTGCACGGCGGGACCGCCGTGCTCCAGCCGGGGCAGAAACCCGAACCGGCGATCGTCGACGAACTGGCGCGGCGGCACCACATCACCACCCTGCTGCTGTCCGCCACCCTCTTCAACTATCTCGTCGACGAACATCCCGAAGCGTTCGCGTCCGTCACCACCGCCTTCACCGTCGGCGAGGCGGCCTCCCCCGCCCATGTCCACGCCCTGCAGCGGCTCCGGCCCGGTATGGCCGTCGTCAACGGCTACGGACCCGCCGAGGCGATGATCTTCGCGACCACGCACACCGTCGAGCCGGGCGCCGAGCCTCATCCGGTGATTCCCATCGGTTCGCCGCTGGTCAACAAGCCCGCGTACATCCTGGACAGCCGGCTGAGGCTGTGCCCGCCGGGCACCACGGGCGAGCTCTACCTCGCGGGCGACGGTCTCGCCCACGGCTACCAGGGGCGGCCCGACATCAGCGCCGTCCGCTTCGTCCCGCACCCCTTCGGCGGACCGGGCAGCCGTCTCTACCGCACCGGCGACCTCGCCCACTTCGACCGGAACGGCGTCCTGCACTACGAGGGCCGGGCCGACGACCAGGTCAAGGTCCGCGGCTTCCGGATCGAGCCCGGTGAGATCGAGGCCGCTCTCCTCACCCACCCCGGTATCTCCCGGGCGGTGGTCACCCTCCACGACCAGCGGCTCGCCGCCTACGTGGTCTCCGATCAGCCCGTGCACCTCGAAGAGGTCCGCCGCCACCTGGCGGACCGGCTCCCCGAACACCTCGTACCCGCCTACCTGACACGCCTGGACCGGCTGCCCTTCACGGCGAACGGGAAGATCGACAAGCGAGCCCTGCCCGCCCCGTCGGTCACCTCCGGAGGCGGTCGCGCAGCCCGGACGGCCGAGGAAGAGATCCTGGTGGCGCTGTTCGCGAGGACCCTCGGCCTGCCCGACACCCCCACCGTCGACGACAGCTTCTTCACACTGGGCGGGCATTCCCTGCTGGCCGCGCGCCTGACCAATCACGTCGCCGATGCCCTGGGCGTCCGGCTGACCATCCGCGACGTCTTCCAGCACCCGACACCGGCCCGCCTCGCGGAACACGTGGCCGGGAAGAAGGGTGCACCGGCGCTCCCCGCGCTCGTTCCGGCGGAGGACCAGGACGGGCTTCCGCCGGCCTCGTACGCCCAGCGACGGCTGTGGCTGCTGGCCGACCTCGACGGTGGGACCGCCGCGTACAACGTCCCCATCGCCGTACGCGTCCAAGGCGCCCTCGACACGGAGGCGTTGGCGGCGGCGCTCAACGATGTCGCCGAACGCCACGCACCGCTCAGGACCGTCTTCGAGACCGTGGACGGCGAACCCCGCCAGCGGGTCCTTCCCCCGTCGGACACGCTCATCTCCGTCACGCACCGCCACGTCGACGCCGAAGACCTCGATACGGAACTGGCCGCCGCGGCAGCCCACGTCTTCGACCTCCGCAGCGAACTGCCCCTGCGTGTCACACTGTTCGACCTCGGTGGCGGATCCCAGGTCCTGCTGCTCCTGCTCCACCACATCGCCACCGACGGCGGCTCCAACATCCCCTTCTTCAGCGACCTCTCCCGGGCGTACGAAGCCCGCCTGGCCGGAACCGACGGAACCGGCGGACCCGTCCTGGACCCGCTGCCGGTCCAGTACACCGACTACGCACAGTGGCAACGGCGCGTCCTCGGCTCCGAGGACGAGCCGGGGAGCCTCGTCGCCCAGGAGCTCGACTTCTGGCGCACGACCCTGGCCGGCCTCCCCCAGGAACACAGCCTCAACCTCGACCGCCCCCGCCCCGCCCACGCCTCCCACCACGGCGGGGAAGTCACTGTGGACCTGGGCCCGGATCTCTTCGAGCGGGTGACCGAACTGTCCCGGGCCGAGGGGTGCACGCCGTTCATGGTCGTGCACGCCGCCCTGGTCGCGGCCCTGACCCGCCTCGGCGCGGGCGCCGATCTGGCCATCGGCTCGCCCGCCGCAGGGCGCGGCGACGAGCAACTCCAGGGTCTGGTGGGGTTCTTCGTCAACACACTGGTCCTGCGCACCAGCACCACCGGCGACCCGACGTTCCGTGAACTCCTCGAACACGTCCGTGCGACGGACCTCGACGCGTTCGCCCACCAGGAAGCCCCCTTCGACCTCGTCCTCGACGCCGTCAACCCCACCCGCACCCTCGCCCGACACCCCCTCTTCCAGATCTGCCTGGCGCTGGAGACGGGCGGTGTGCCCGCCCTCGACCTGCCGGGCGTCAGGACGGCCAGCGCCGAGACGCTTGCCAACGGCTCGGCCAAGTTCGACCTGGAGTTCTTCCTGCGCTCGGACGACGAGAAGGAGCTCCGGACCACCGCTGTCTTCGCCCGGGATGTGTTCGACGAGGCGACGGTACGCAGGATGGTGTCGGTCCTGGGATCGGTCCTGCAACAGGCCCTGGCGGACCCGGAACTGCACCTCGCCGACCTGGACGTCCTCACCACGACCGAACGCGAACTGCTCACCGGCCCCTGGGCCGGCACCACCACCGACATCGACGACGCAACACTGACCCAACGGTTCGAGGAACAGGCAGCACTCCGCCCCGACAAGACCGCACTCATCGACGGCGACCGTCAGACGACCTACGCGGAACTCAACACAACCGCGAACCAGTGGGCCCACCACCTGCAACAACTCGGCCTCAAACGCGGCGACATGGCCGGCGTCCTGCTCGAACGCGGCACGGACTTCGCAACAGCCGTCATCGCCGTGACAAAGACCGGAGCCGGATACACCCTCCTGGACCCCGACTTCCCCGACGAGCGCCTACGCACCGCCGCCCACGACGCCGGCATCACCCACCTCGTCACGAACACCGAACTTTCACAACGGCTGAACGGGCCCTGGACCACGGTGACCGACAAGCCCGAACAGCTCACCGCCCTCCCGGAAAACAACCTCGGCACCCCCCTCACCAGCACCGACGTGGCATGCCTGATGTTCACCTCCGGCTCGACCGGACGCCCCAAAGGCATCCTCTCCTCCCACCGCAACCTCGTCTCCACCCTCACCGCACAGAACTACGGAACCTTCGGACCCAACGAAGTCTTCCTCCAATGCTCACCCGTCTCCTGGGACGCCTTCAGCCTCGAATTCTGGGGCGCACTCCTCCACGGAGCCACCACCATCCTCCAACCCGGACAAAAACCCGAACCCACCCTCATCACCCAACTCGCCAACCACCACCACGTCACCATGCTCCAACTCTCCGCCAGCCTCTTCAACTACCTCACCGACGAACACCCCCACGCCTTCACCACCCTCACCACCACCTACACCGCAGGCGAAGCCGCCTCACCCACCCACATCCACAAACTCCACCAACACCACCCCCACCTCACCATCACCAACGGCTACGGCCCCGCCGAATCCATGGGCTTCACCACCACCCACACCCCCAACCCCACCCACCAACACACCACCACCCCCATCGGCACCCCCCTCACCAACAAAACCACCTACATCCTCGACAACCACCTCAACCTCACCCCACCCGGCACCACCGGCCACCTCTACCTCGCCGGCCACGGCCTCGCCCACGGCTACCACAAACGACCCGACACCACCGCCACCCACTTCATCCCCAACCCCTACGGACCCCCCGGCACCCACCTCTACCGCACCGGCGACCTCGCCCACCACGACCACCACGGCAACCTCCACTACGACGGCCGCGCCGACAACCAAATCAAAATCCGCGGCTTCCGCATCGAACCCAACGAAATCGAAACCACCCTCCTCGCCCACCCCCACATCACCCAAGCCACCATCACCGTCCACCAGGAGCAGCTGGTCGCGTACGTCGTCCAGGACCTGGACGGAGAGATCGGCTCCGCCAACGAGGACCTGCGGCTCCATGTCGCGGAACGGCTGCCGGAGCACATGGTCCCGTCACAGGTGATCGTGCTGGACCGACTGCCCCTCACGCCGAACGGGAAGATCGACAAGCGGGCCCTGCCCGCCCCGCAGATGGCCTCGGTGACGCGGCGCGCACCGCGTAGTCAGGGCGAAGAGATCCTGGTCGCGCTGTTCGCCAAGACCCTGCGGACGACGCAACCGGTCGGCGTCGACGACGACTTCTTCACACTGGGCGGGCATTCCCTGCTGGCCGCGCGCCTGACCAATCACGTCGCCGATGCCCTGGGCGTCCGGCTGACCATCCGCGACGTCTTCCAGCACCCGACACCGGCCCGCCTGGCCGAACACGTCGCCGCGCGGAACGGCACACCCGCGCTGCCCCCGCTCGTCCCGGTCGAGGACCAGGACGGGCCCCCGCCGGCCTCGTACGCCCAGCAAAGGCTGTGGCTGCTGGCCGACCTCGACGGTGGGACCGCCGCGTACAACGTCCCCATCGCCGTACGCGTCCAAGGCGCCCTCGACACGGAGGCGTTGGCGGCGGCGCTCAACGATGTCGCCGAACGCCACGCACCGCTCAGGACCGTCTTCGAGACCGTGGACGGCGAACCCCGCCAGCGGGTCCTTCCCCCGTCGGACACCCTCATCTCCGTCACGCACCGCCACGTCGACGCCGAAGACCTCGATACGGAACTGGCCGCCGCGGCAGCCCACGTCTTCGACCTCCGCAGCGAACTGCCCCTGCGTGTCACACTGTTCGACCTCGGTGGCGGATCCCAGGTCCTGCTGCTCCTGCTCCACCACATCGCCACCGACGGCGGCTCCAACATCCCCTTCTTCAGCGACCTCTCCCGGGCGTACGAAGCCCGCCTGGCCGGAACCGACGGAACCGGCGGACCCATCCTGGACCCGCTGCCGGTCCAGTACACCGACTACGCACAGTGGCAACGGCGCGTCCTCGGCTCCGAGGACGAGCCGGGGAGCCTCGTCACCCAGGAGCTCGACTTCTGGCGCACGACCCTGGCCGGCCTCCCCCAGGAACACAGCCTCAACCTCGACCGCCCCCGCCCCGCCCACGCCACCCACCACGGCGGGGAAGTCACTGTGGACCTGGGCCCGGATCTCTTCGAGCGGGTGACCGAACTGTCCCGGGCCGAGGGGTGCACGCCGTTCATGGTCGTGCACGCCGCCCTGGTCGCGGCCCTGACCCGCCTCGGCGCGGGCACCGATCTGGCCATCGGCTCACCGGTCGCGGGCCGGGGCCACGAGGGGCTGGAGGACCTCGTCGGGTTCTTCGTCAACACACTGGTCCTGCGCACCAGCACCACCGGCGACCCGACGTTCCGTGAACTCCTCAAGCACGTCCGTGCGACGGACCTCGACGCGTTCGCCCACCAGGAAGCCCCCTTCGACCTCGTCCTCGACGCCGTCAACCCCACCCGCACCCTCGCCCGACACCCCCTCTTCCAGATCTGCCTCGGTCTGGAGGCGGGCGGGCTGCCGGAGGTGAGCCTGTCCGGTGTTCAGAAAGCCGAGGTGTTCGGGGTACTCAGCGGCTCGGCCAAGTTCGACCTGGAGTTCCTGCTCCGCTCCGACGACAGCAAGCGTCTGCACGGTGCGGTCCTCTTCGCCCGGGATGTGTTCGACGAGGCGACGGTACGCAGGATGGTGTCGGTCCTGGGATCGGTCCTGCAACAGGCCCTGGCGGACCCGGAACTGCACCTCGCCGACCTGGACGTCCTCACCGCGACCGAACGCGAACTGCTCACCGGCCCCTGGGCCGGCACCACCACCGACATCGACGACGCAACACTGACCCAACGGTTCGAGGAACAGGCAGCACTCCGCCCCGACAAGACCGCACTCATCGACGGCGACCGTCAGACGACCTACGCGGAACTCAACACAACCGCGAACCAGTGGGCCCACCACCTGCAACAACTCGGCCTCAAACGCGGCGACATGGCCGGCGTCCTGCTCGAACGCGGCACGGACTTCGCAACAGCCGTCATCGCCGTGACAAAGACCGGAGCCGGATACACCCTCCTGGACCCCGACTTCCCCGACGAGCGCCTACGCACCGCCGCCCACGACGCCGGCATCACCCACCTCGTCACGAACACCGAACTTTCACAACGGCTGAACGGGCCCTGGACCACGGTGACCGACAAGCCCGAACAGCTCACCGCCCTCCCGGAAAACAACCTCGGCACCCCCCTCACCAGCACCGACGTGGCATGCCTGATGTTCACCTCCGGCTCGACCGGACGCCCCAAAGGCATCCTCTCCTCCCACCGCAACCTCGTCTCCACCCTCACCGCACAGAACTACGGAACCTTCGGACCCAACGAAGTCTTCCTCCAATGCTCACCCGTCTCCTGGGACGCCTTCAGCCTCGAATTCTGGGGCGCACTCCTCCACGGAGCCACCACCATCCTCCAACCCGGACAAAAACCCGAACCCACCCTCATCACCCAACTCGCCAACCACCACCACGTCACCATGCTCCAACTCTCCGCCAGCCTCTTCAACTACCTCACCGACGAACACCCCCACGCCTTCACCACCCTCACCACCACCTACACCGCAGGCGAAGCCGCCTCACCCACCCACATCCACAAACTCCACCAACACCACCCCCACCTCACCATCACCAACGGCTACGGCCCCGCCGAATCCATGGGCTTCACCACCACCCACACCCCCAACCCCACCCACCAACACACCACCACCCCCATCGGCACCCCCCTCACCAACAAAACCACCTACATCCTCGACAACCACCTCAACCTCACCCCACCCGGCACCACCGGCCACCTCTACCTCGCCGGCCACGGCCTCGCCCACGGCTACCACAAACGACCCGACACCACCGCCACCCACTTCATCCCCAACCCCTACGGACCCCCCGGCACCCACCTCTACCGCACCGGCGACCTCGCCCACCACGACCACCACGGCAACCTCCACTACGACGGCCGCGCCGACAACCAAATCAAAATCCGCGGCTTCCGCATCGAACCCAACGAAATCGAAACCACCCTCCTCACCCACCCCCACATCACCCAAGCCACCATCACCGTCCATCGCGACCGCCTCGCCGCCTACTTCGTCGAAGATGCCGCATCCGTATCCGCGTCCGGCTCCGCACAGCTCACGGTGGACGACGTCCGCCGCCACCTGGCCGACCGGCTCCCCGAGCACCTCGTGCCCACCTATCTGACCCCCCTGGACCGGCTGCCCCTCACGCCCAACGGAAAGATCGACAAGCGGGCCCTGCCCATCCCGCAGGCCACGGCCCGCGCCGACGGACGCCCGCCGCGCACCCCGCTCGAAGAGCGGCTGGTCGCTCTCTTCGCCGACGCCCTCGGCGTGAGCGCCGCCCTCACGATCGACGACGACTTCTTCCACCACGGCGGGCATTCGCTGCTGGGCGCCCGCCTCACCAACCACATCGCCGGTTCACTCGGTGTCCGGCTGACCGTGCGCGACCTCTTCCAGCGCCCCACGCCCGCCCGGCTCGCCGAGCACATCGCCTCCCTCCAGGCCGCACCCGCCCCGAAGGCCCGGCCGGCACTCCGCCGCCGGACCCGGACAGAACGGATGAGCTCATGA
- a CDS encoding helix-turn-helix domain-containing protein, with the protein MTTGLPAQSTTEHSEVLGSLIRGHRIRIGLTQRQLADLSTISVRAIRDLEKGKAQRPRTDTVRLIADGLRLGPRARTVLEEAARRGHRFEGDGRRLLAERPSPPVPLHPIIGRDAETAVVVEELRSGTERLITVVGLSGVGKTRVALEAAARMHEAGFSVLWHTAPGPVPDFLPADDDSVTALTADCAEFLHGGGQDGELPARLADLAGSRGLLLVLDGVEPSLLDGHRLNRLLRDVPGIRLLVTAEEPWDVPCERLFLLSPLDAPAPPAGSDSPATRFFLARLRRDRPDITADERSLADIARICHRLDGHPMALVAAASWLTVCDLPTLCRIVEFDPAALLDRLSGDPAVSRLPERTGRTIGRLPADHQRLISALHEADADEFTLGDVVRLTGRTLPECGHMVRRLLVSGVIRASTDTGRSAFRVLCVVRALAPAAAADAAA; encoded by the coding sequence ATGACGACCGGCCTTCCCGCGCAGAGCACCACCGAGCACTCCGAGGTCCTCGGTTCCCTGATCCGGGGGCACCGGATCCGTATCGGCCTGACGCAACGCCAGTTGGCGGACCTCTCCACCATCAGCGTGCGCGCCATCCGCGACCTGGAGAAGGGGAAGGCCCAGCGGCCCAGAACCGACACGGTCCGGCTGATCGCCGACGGCCTGCGGCTGGGCCCCCGGGCCCGTACCGTCCTGGAGGAGGCGGCCCGGCGCGGACACCGCTTCGAGGGGGACGGCAGACGTCTGCTCGCCGAACGCCCGTCGCCGCCCGTCCCCCTGCACCCGATCATCGGGCGGGACGCGGAGACCGCCGTCGTCGTGGAGGAGCTGCGGTCGGGCACCGAGCGCCTGATCACGGTGGTGGGTTTGAGCGGGGTGGGCAAGACCCGGGTGGCGCTGGAGGCCGCGGCCCGGATGCACGAAGCCGGCTTCTCCGTGCTGTGGCACACCGCTCCCGGCCCCGTCCCCGACTTCCTGCCGGCCGACGACGACTCCGTCACCGCCCTGACCGCGGACTGCGCCGAATTCCTGCACGGCGGTGGGCAGGACGGCGAGCTCCCGGCACGGCTCGCGGACCTCGCGGGCAGCCGCGGCCTCCTGCTGGTGCTCGACGGCGTCGAGCCGAGCCTGCTCGACGGCCACCGGCTGAACCGGCTGCTGCGTGACGTCCCCGGCATCCGCCTGCTCGTCACCGCGGAGGAGCCCTGGGACGTTCCCTGCGAACGCCTCTTCCTCCTCTCCCCGCTCGACGCGCCCGCTCCGCCCGCCGGCTCCGACTCCCCCGCCACCCGTTTCTTCCTCGCCCGGCTGCGCCGCGACCGCCCGGACATCACGGCCGACGAACGGTCGCTGGCGGACATCGCACGGATCTGCCACCGCCTCGACGGCCATCCCATGGCGCTCGTCGCGGCCGCCTCCTGGCTGACCGTGTGCGACCTGCCGACGCTCTGCCGCATCGTAGAGTTCGATCCCGCCGCCCTGCTCGACCGCCTGTCCGGTGACCCCGCCGTCTCCCGGCTGCCGGAGCGGACCGGCCGCACCATCGGCCGGCTGCCCGCCGACCACCAGAGGCTGATCTCCGCCCTGCACGAGGCGGACGCCGACGAATTCACCCTGGGCGACGTCGTGCGGCTGACCGGCCGCACCCTGCCCGAATGCGGCCACATGGTGCGCCGGCTGCTGGTCAGCGGGGTCATTCGGGCCAGTACGGACACGGGCCGCTCCGCGTTCCGGGTGCTGTGCGTGGTGCGGGCCCTCGCCCCGGCCGCTGCCGCCGACGCTGCCGCCTGA